From Microcystis aeruginosa NIES-2549, a single genomic window includes:
- a CDS encoding ParA family protein: MKIITVTGYKGGVGKSTTAVHIATYFSDRGRTVLVDGDPNRTALGWAERGNLPFTVADERQAMKIIGGADFVIIDTPARPHSDDLKELAKGCELLILPTAPDVLSLQPMLETAKDLGDANYRALITIVPPPPNKEGEILRQELIEGSIPVFKSMIRRTVGYQKAALAGVPIRNLDDARLRAAWKDYKALGEEILAILEVL; the protein is encoded by the coding sequence ATGAAAATTATTACCGTTACCGGTTACAAAGGCGGCGTGGGTAAAAGCACCACCGCCGTGCATATCGCCACCTATTTCAGCGATCGAGGTCGGACGGTATTAGTTGATGGCGACCCGAACCGCACCGCTCTGGGTTGGGCGGAGAGGGGAAATCTTCCCTTCACCGTTGCCGATGAGCGGCAGGCGATGAAGATTATCGGCGGGGCGGACTTCGTTATCATCGACACTCCCGCCCGTCCCCACTCCGACGATCTCAAAGAGTTAGCCAAGGGTTGCGAACTCCTGATCTTGCCCACCGCCCCCGATGTTCTCAGTCTGCAGCCGATGTTGGAAACGGCTAAAGATTTGGGAGACGCTAATTACCGCGCCCTGATCACGATCGTACCGCCACCACCAAATAAGGAGGGGGAAATACTACGTCAGGAATTAATCGAGGGCAGTATCCCTGTTTTCAAGTCGATGATTCGCAGAACCGTCGGCTATCAAAAAGCCGCTTTAGCGGGCGTTCCCATTCGTAATCTCGATGATGCTAGGTTAAGAGCGGCATGGAAGGATTACAAAGCTTTGGGAGAGGAAATTTTAGCCATATTAGAGGTTTTATGA
- a CDS encoding putative toxin-antitoxin system toxin component, PIN family — translation MTETPYQIVIDTNVILAGLLSNKGASYKLLTILNDQRFQINVSATLVFEYEEILKREQQ, via the coding sequence ATGACAGAAACTCCTTATCAAATAGTCATTGATACTAACGTAATCTTAGCCGGATTGCTCTCTAATAAAGGAGCATCCTATAAACTCTTAACCATACTCAATGACCAACGCTTTCAAATCAATGTATCTGCCACCCTAGTTTTTGAGTACGAAGAAATACTAAAAAGAGAACAACAATAA